The Litoribrevibacter albus genome includes a window with the following:
- a CDS encoding helix-turn-helix transcriptional regulator translates to MFTDPKLITLFINRLYSAVTRPGDLLNILSDLQEQIDSPHAAFQVENLETHDLKTLHMLGYNEQSMQTYEDYFVTCDPWTKTAYARNLDNGVFITGQRILSDKDYRNSEFYIDWGKPFDVCHAIGTSFLLSDGYHAKVSFQRGREQGAFSEEIEAALNLLRPHFGHYIRLAPIFEVASRYQFHWQFFIHQLDRPVFVVDKSLKVIMMNREAEQWMKETALLGVSHGQLFAPDSRQHSHLQKSIDWASHPETANSATLGFVQLYSGEQSENLWTLPLIDFEQSGYDSTGMALLIARRRIPHCKMVMEKFSLSQRQAELCLLILEGKTLEEISQDMNVALNTTRNTLIACFSKLGVRNQVQLIQLLLTRL, encoded by the coding sequence ATGTTTACCGATCCCAAACTGATCACTCTCTTTATTAATCGGCTATACAGTGCAGTGACCCGGCCCGGTGATCTGTTAAACATTCTTAGTGATCTGCAGGAGCAGATAGACTCGCCTCATGCGGCATTTCAAGTCGAAAACCTCGAAACACATGATTTAAAAACACTCCATATGCTTGGTTACAACGAGCAGTCAATGCAAACCTATGAAGATTACTTTGTAACCTGTGATCCCTGGACAAAAACAGCCTATGCCCGAAATCTGGACAATGGTGTATTCATCACGGGTCAACGAATTTTGTCGGATAAAGATTATAGAAACTCGGAGTTCTATATCGACTGGGGTAAGCCGTTTGATGTCTGTCATGCCATTGGAACCTCTTTCCTGCTAAGTGACGGCTACCATGCCAAAGTGTCTTTCCAGCGTGGCCGAGAGCAAGGGGCGTTTTCCGAAGAGATCGAAGCCGCCTTGAATCTTCTTCGGCCCCACTTCGGGCACTACATTCGTTTGGCTCCTATTTTTGAAGTTGCCAGCCGGTATCAGTTTCATTGGCAGTTCTTTATTCACCAGCTTGATCGCCCGGTGTTTGTCGTTGATAAATCACTAAAAGTCATCATGATGAATCGAGAGGCGGAACAGTGGATGAAGGAAACAGCCTTGCTTGGTGTATCTCATGGGCAGTTGTTTGCCCCGGATTCCCGACAGCACAGTCATCTTCAGAAAAGCATTGATTGGGCCAGTCATCCTGAAACGGCTAATTCTGCAACCTTGGGGTTTGTTCAGCTTTATTCTGGAGAACAATCCGAAAATCTGTGGACCTTACCTTTGATCGACTTCGAACAGTCGGGCTACGATTCCACCGGCATGGCTTTGCTTATTGCCCGCAGGCGCATCCCTCACTGTAAGATGGTGATGGAAAAGTTCTCGCTCTCCCAGCGACAGGCAGAGCTTTGTTTGTTGATTCTGGAAGGCAAAACGCTGGAAGAAATCTCTCAAGATATGAATGTTGCACTCAACACTACACGCAATACGTTGATTGCTTGTTTTTCAAAATTGGGCGTTCGAAATCAGGTGCAACTTATCCAGCTGTTGTTGACGCGGTTGTAG
- a CDS encoding helix-turn-helix transcriptional regulator gives MSATADVISRAMEDLIHAMNIDVHSAVCWSGWIDVLVEYSGALEGQLNIPSLNVALTRPVKTEHKSIKQHVSNHYSRNWQVEGHLVELTLCFDQNTVMAERLMWLSQFDDCLLSSLTIGVKHSQYIGQRRLVNLALDTVRLAMLEVDHNSRILHTNYLAKELINDKTISVNAQKLAKLGSSKITDYLSDPLPNEKVSFRYQAGDNLYECMLLYSTDELFAWSRKLGVYYLTLKPLDNSPNAKWLTQGFGLSDSQATVAGWACCGKSAKEISALTGLSVSTVYSYLKAIYKKLGVQSQSQMAAMIWPNIF, from the coding sequence GTGAGTGCTACTGCTGATGTTATAAGCCGGGCCATGGAGGACTTGATTCATGCAATGAACATTGATGTTCATAGTGCAGTCTGTTGGTCAGGATGGATAGATGTTTTAGTCGAATACAGTGGTGCCCTTGAGGGACAACTCAACATACCCTCACTAAACGTTGCTCTCACAAGGCCGGTGAAAACCGAACATAAGAGTATTAAACAGCACGTCAGCAACCATTACAGCCGCAACTGGCAGGTGGAAGGTCATCTGGTTGAACTCACCCTTTGCTTTGATCAAAACACAGTGATGGCTGAACGATTAATGTGGTTGAGTCAGTTTGATGATTGTTTGCTGTCGTCTTTAACCATCGGAGTCAAACACTCACAATATATTGGTCAACGCCGGTTGGTTAATCTGGCGTTGGATACAGTTCGTCTGGCGATGCTGGAAGTTGATCATAATAGCCGTATTCTGCACACCAATTATTTGGCGAAAGAACTGATTAATGACAAAACCATTTCGGTCAATGCTCAGAAGCTCGCCAAATTAGGATCATCAAAAATCACCGATTACCTTTCCGACCCTTTGCCCAATGAAAAAGTCAGTTTCCGTTATCAAGCGGGTGATAACCTCTACGAATGCATGTTGCTTTATTCGACGGACGAGTTGTTTGCATGGTCGAGGAAGCTAGGGGTGTATTATCTGACGTTAAAGCCATTGGATAACTCGCCCAACGCGAAGTGGCTGACTCAAGGTTTTGGGTTGAGCGACTCTCAGGCAACGGTTGCAGGTTGGGCGTGTTGCGGTAAGTCTGCCAAGGAAATATCGGCGTTAACAGGGTTAAGCGTCAGTACAGTATATTCCTACCTCAAAGCGATTTATAAGAAGCTCGGTGTTCAAAGCCAATCACAAATGGCGGCGATGATCTGGCCTAATATTTTCTGA